The nucleotide window ttactttgtttttttttttttttacgaatagTACATTGACTAGACTCACTCCAACTTAAGCATTGAGAAATTGAGTATTACATAACCAAACTAAAGCACTTTGGTGCGACTCAACATGAGTATTTTCAATGGATCCATACCGCTATTTCACTTTGAAATAACTCATTCTTTTTTAGTCCGTTAGCGCAACTTTTAAAACTTATATTGAGTCTCACAACTTAAACCAACGTATTAATAGTTTACGTAGATTTCCTTTTATATgcatttatcaaataaaaaacaaaagaaatgtttttttattctcaaCAATCAAAATACATGCTTTGTGTCAGAGAGTGCGCTAAAATCCACAAATCAACTTCCTTTCATTTTGAGCCTTTCACTTCAAAACCATTATCAGAAAATTTTCTTGTATAAcatgacaaaatatattataagcACGTTTTCtatatatgataataattaAAGAGTAACAACAGCCTTAtctttcattttggtttttggTTCAAAAAATGGTCCAAATCAAAACATTACCATAAAAAGCAATTAGAAATTCTGAAGTTCACCAAGGTTTGTAATTGTTGTGTAAGTGATAGAAACATGACAAGAAGATGGTCCTTTTACATGGATGTTTTGCCAATTTTAGTGATCATAGGACAGGAAACTATTGAAATGGCTTTACTCACTTTGTTCAAAGCAGCCACAAATCAAGGGATGAACAACCATGTCTTTGTTGCTTATTCTTATGCTGTTGGTACTTCTGTTCTTCTTCCTGTCACACTTTTCACTAGAAGTAGAAGGTTCACATTTATCTATTGCAATTTTCATTAACATTCaacatatttatataacttAGTAAATGTTTGAATTGACGGTGAGTTTGACAGAATCACGCTATAAGAATTTTGGCAACAAGGTGCTACCAAGATTTTCTCAAATTCACCGTGATTTTAACAAAATCCACCCTTGATTAATTTCTTTATGTTTTGCATTTCATATCTCTTTGCAGGTCAATAGTGGTTTCTCCACTCAGTTTCTCCATAGTATGCAAAATTGTACTTCTTGGTGCAATAGGGTAATGCCAAAAATGGCCTTATACTTTACtacaatatttgatttgacaGTTAGGGTAAAAGTTAACTATCACATTAGTCTCTTTGGAGATATTATTAAATAGGTCCTTGAGATTTACGAGTATTTCGAAAAAGTCTCTGACTCTATTAAACTATTAAGTTGGTCTCTATACTCTACCACTTAATATCGATTAAGTGCCAATATTTTAACTACTTACTATCAATTTGGTCTCTAAGTTTATCCGATTACTAACAATTTAGTCCCTAACATATTCTTTAAAGGATTAATATGAGTAAATTTAACAGAGTCGAGAGacttttttgaaatattcataaaGTCAAAGATGTATTTGAAAGCGACCTATAAAATCAAGGTCTAACTTGAAGGTTTACTCGACCTTTAAGTGTCCTAGTAATTTGGTCCTTGACCGAAACAATCTTCGGTGGAAGTTTACTTATTTTCGGGTCAAACTTCAGACTATCAGAGCCCCTTTATAAGACAAAAAATATACTAGTAATTTTGTTATAGCTAGTATTGATGTTAGTTTGATTTGGTCAAAGGGTGTCATTAATTGTATGCTTTTGATGgtttttgtttcatgttttggaattttttggGACCGTTATGCAGATGTTCATCTCAGGTTCTGGGGTATATTGGTATTAATTACAGTTCTCCAACACTTGCTTCAGCACTTGCTAATCTAATACCTGCTTTCACTTTCATGCTAGCTGTCACATTCAGGTTTGCTAGTTAGTAtattgagtaaataggcaattacaaTTACCTTTGAcgttaacaaaacttcaattacacTTCtaaaattgcataacgttagtcaattttattcctcctgaaattgcataacgttagtcaaggggtaattgaagttttattattgttaaaaggcttaattgcacttttggacccctatctttccaaaagttgcggttataacctcctaactaatttaaatacaaaatagccccatatgttttgattttttggtagttttggacccccagtccattagtgaggtgccacgtggccccctaaataatacacgtggcacctcactaatggacagggggtccaaaactgccaaagaatcaaaacataaggggctgttttgtatttaaattagttagggggtcataaccgcaacttttggaaagataggggttcaaaaatgcaattaagccttgtTAAAatggtaattgacgaaacttacaatttcaagaggataattgcctatttactcttaGTATATTTGAATTTGCTAGTTAGTACATTTATGAAACATCTCAGTCTATTGTCCACTTATTTTGTTTCCTCTTATCATTGCAATTAAGGATGGAAAAGTTAGCTGCAAAGAGTAGAAGTAGTAATGCCAAGGTAATGGGAAGCATAATATCAATAGCAGGTGCTTTTGTGTTAACTTTCTACAAAGGACCACCCATCATGAATTTCTCATCACTTCATCAATCAATTGGCTTTCTCAAGTCAGTAGATTCAAGTTGGGATGTCATTGCTGGCATTCTCCTGATAGTTGACTATTTTCTGTCTTCACTATGGTACATTTTAGTGGTAAGTAGGGTAGGATTAATATTATGCAAAATGAGAGAAAATGGAAATGATTGACACAGTCACGAACACCAGACATAATACTGACACTAGCACGTAGACACGAATAGTCATttgagaaagagaaatgatatttgtacaaccactttatgacaactttctcttacatacttacattatactcttattctctctcttactttttctctcttcattgtttttgaccaatgaaaagagagaaaaaagaggttgtcacaaaagttgtttcaaatagatgttcaaatatcactactctttgaGAAAATGGAAATGATTGAATTTAACATGCATGTCTATGTCCGACACCAGCACGTGCCAGACATCGATACATGTTGGACACTGAACACGTTTTCAATATGAAGTATCAGTGCTACATAGTATTTACTAGAAtgtataattctttttttaaatgttacttttttttcttttccatagaATCCAAATCCTTTACAAGTAaatatttcttcatttcttgTTATTTAATGGGATCATCAAAATTTTAGTACTGAAAAGTTTCAGTTCCTTTATTCATTTCACAGGTACATATCATGAAAGAGTTCCCAGATGAACTAACTCTAACCTTGCTTTACACCACAACTGCCACCATCATATCTATAGTTGTAGCTTTGTTATCAGTTCCAAATGCAAGTGCTTGGAAAATAGGACTGAATCTCTCACTTATCTCCATTGTTTCTTCTGTAAGATACTCGCAAAACTACTTCTACACTGACCAAAAAatttgagttgtgttattttgaAGCACAAATTTGATATCAAAATTTAACATTAACCAATTATCTGGTTAACCACGACTTTGAACTTCGTCAACCTCTACTATAGTGTTCAAATATAAATAGACCGATTAACTATTTAAATTGTGTTCAAATATAAATGGTATTCATTAATCATAGTTTAAGTTCCAATATACTTTTGTAAACCGAAGTTAACAAATTTGTGGTTAATTGGGTTGAGTGAACGATTAATAAGATGCGACACTTGATAAATCAGTCACGGGACGTAATTAAGCACatatttgaattgtgttaaccATCTTAGTAGTTTTATGCTTTTGATGTCAAATTGtttgttgaaacttgaaatatcatttataaaatatttaaacctCTTAAGGTTGTGTACTTCATTGATGACACGTCTCTTTTTCTAGGCTATTTTTGGAAAGTTTATAGGCATTGCAGTTTGTGCTTGGACAGTTCGCTTAAAGGGGGCAGTCTATGTAACCTCATTCAAGCCACTTCAAATTGTTATTTCTGCTGGCTTAGGTGTTATGTTTCTTGGTGATACTCTTCATGTTGGAAGGTATAGTAAATTCAATTTTTGCATTTGATTCTTGGCTCCCACCGGATATTTAATAGTCTACTCAATAATTAATATCAATGGTTTATATGGGATATTCTTGGTTCGGTTCAGAAAGGAAGATTGAACTGAACTGTTACAACAATTCGATAAAATTCAACTGAATTGTTAATGGTTCGTTCCAAACCGTTTAGTGCACCGATTATGTGGTTTTCAACCGAGCTGAAAATACCTTTACAAAAAAACCGAACTGATTCTTTTTGGAATCAAACTTGAAATACCTTTAACAAAAACCGTATTGATTTTTTGTGGACCGACATGTACAACATTGCTATCATCAAACCAATAATAAGggcttttgaaagaaaaaaataaaaaactaaaaaccaaaacAGAATTGTGTTAAACTAAACtgaatcaaaatgaaaataaccGAACTTCAGCTCTGTTGGTGAACTATTGATCACATTTTGGGGTTTCGTTGTGGTTTTATTCGGTTTAAAGTTTCAGTTcgatttttagttttctttcacAACCACATGTGGAACCTGCATGatttttcaacttatttgagtttatctactagTATAAGTCGATTGTTAAAAGTGTtcatttgtatatattttttttcattgtgcAGTATAATTGGAGCCACAATAGTATCGATTGGCCTTTATGCTATATTATGGGGCAAAGCTACAGAAGAGATAGAGGAAGATGTTGGTAGTTTGGAGTCACCATCTAATGAGAATGCACCTCTTTTGCAAAGCTCTAGAACTCACACTTTTGACAATAAAACAAATGGAACTGTTTAAAATATGGTTATCAAATCGAGATTCAAATATGAACTAGATTCcttatatattgaattatgaattaaatcctAAGATGCATCCAcgataaaaatataacatttatttttggtaaaaaaaaattgacattttaattcaaaaaacaaGTGATATATGTGAAATGATATCAACAATTAAATATGAAGTCAAATAACTagtaaaaatgatattaattctAAGTACTAAAATCAACATATATACATTGAAAATGGAGTTTTAATTCCCGTGAGCATAGGTCACTTGGCGGTGACTATACATGAGCTGAAATTCAAAATCGAATCCCCACCTGTTCATCTGAatgtgaatttctagccactaaaccacttgataaaaaaaaaagtttaatgaaCTCaaggcaaaaataaaatagaagaaagaGATCATCAGTAGAAGTAATCTATAGGGAAAAAAGGATCAATAAAAGTATGAAGCTGAAGAAAGAAAtccataaatataaaacaaataaaatactgTAGATAAGCTCACATGTATTAGAAATGCACATTGATCAACCTGTTTATTTAGATATCGTGAACAAGTTTTTCACTGATTAATCATGTTGTAGATAGCATAAATCTTGATTCCTATGGTGTATATGAAATCTGttttgttttcactttttttgtgacttttattttacttcaacTTCTTTGGTTAAGGGTTTGAGTTTGATAA belongs to Medicago truncatula cultivar Jemalong A17 chromosome 6, MtrunA17r5.0-ANR, whole genome shotgun sequence and includes:
- the LOC25495210 gene encoding WAT1-related protein At3g28050, translated to MTRRWSFYMDVLPILVIIGQETIEMALLTLFKAATNQGMNNHVFVAYSYAVGTSVLLPVTLFTRSRRSIVVSPLSFSIVCKIVLLGAIGCSSQVLGYIGINYSSPTLASALANLIPAFTFMLAVTFRMEKLAAKSRSSNAKVMGSIISIAGAFVLTFYKGPPIMNFSSLHQSIGFLKSVDSSWDVIAGILLIVDYFLSSLWYILVVHIMKEFPDELTLTLLYTTTATIISIVVALLSVPNASAWKIGLNLSLISIVSSAIFGKFIGIAVCAWTVRLKGAVYVTSFKPLQIVISAGLGVMFLGDTLHVGSIIGATIVSIGLYAILWGKATEEIEEDVGSLESPSNENAPLLQSSRTHTFDNKTNGTV